The nucleotide window GATTCTCTTCTGAACGTGTGCCTACGATTCTCTCCGCAACTTCCAGGTAACTTTTTCCTACAATTTCTGAGTGCCTTATGTCTTTTTCGAATTCACTGACTGGAACGACATAGAATTCGTTGTTATCGCTACTGTAATCCAGCAGTTCCTCGTAGATTTTTGTCATTCCAGGGAATATGGCACTTTGAGCAAGCGTGCCGATGGTAAAATCCTCTCCGCAAATCATAGTATCAGCTCCGGCGTCGTCAAGCATCTCACGATATCTTGAGTCTACCACTTCCACCATCAGTCTGGGATCAGCTCCCTCAGATTTTTCATTCTCCAGAAGCTTTTTCAACGCTAACAGCACCTGGGCAGAGGCACCATCCGGATCATTTTCATCATCGTTTGCCAGGATAATCACCGAGGAAGCCTTAAGCACTCCTGCCTTACGTAAAGTAGTAGTTCTATTAGGATCACCAGAGACAAGATGTACCCGATTTTTGTATTTCTCTGTAATTCCCATGAACTTCTCAGGTTCTTCGGTAATGATCCCAACATCCGTGTTCCTGAGCGGAGATATCGGACTGAATAACTCTTTTAAAATCCTTTCTCCTCTTACACTCCAGTTGCACAATATCACATGGTTCTTGAAGCCCTGCATGTCGACTTCCTTTCTCATCTTATTCTGCGTAAATATGGATGCAACTTCAGCTGTAACAAACGCGATAGTACCGATTCCTGTGGCTAAAACCAGAAACGCCACCGTCCGTCCAGCCAGCGTTATTGGATTCATATCTTCGAGTCCGCTCAAGAAATATGTAGCAATTGACCAGAAAGATTCCCCTATTGACCCAAAGTGTTCATTAATAGCGCTCTCAAAAGAAAACATAAGATATGCGCTGGCAACCCAGACGATCAGGAAGAAAATTTGCGCTCGAACGAGCCTTATATAGGCCAGACTATTGGCTCTCGGATGTCTTGTGAGCATAAGAATAACTACCAGTACGAAGATAACAATCAACACTAAAGTCATCTGAATCTTTACTAAATGCCTTATAAATAGCGATGTTTCTTCATAATAAATGTTCGCGCCTTCATGCAGTTCTACAGGAAGATGCTTCACAGCAAAATCCAGGTTCAGTTGTTGCCTTACATGATCAGGGAGACAGTCTCTATTATCGAAAAGTGACCTGGTTATCTTATTGACCAAATTTGAAGACAATTCATATCTGCATATCAGGATAGCTTCAGCTCCTACCGTAAAGACTGGTTCGGCCTGTCCCAGGTATGCATTTGCGGGAATAATCATCTGCCTCAACGAGGGCTGCTCTTTGTGTACTTTCTCAAGAATATTGGAACCAAGGCTTAGAATTTCAAATCGATCATCTCCGTTAAGCAATCTTGACACAGAACTTTCAACAAAGGGAGATGACACAAAGAATGCAGCATCTATTTCCAGATTTCTAAGGGCAGTCACACATTCATTAACTGAGAGTGTATGACATTCTACAGCATCCATTATGCCCGCAGTGATCATGACTGCCTGGGCAACAAAAAAAGTTCCGCTTCCCTCAGGCCCAATACTGATTCTTCTTCCACTAAGAGCAACGGGATCAACGATATGTTGGTCTTTTCGAACTATTATATGCAGTGGCTCAGAGTACAAAGCGGTCACTGCTGTGACACGATTTCTCAGAAAAGGATATTTTCGATGATGCAACGCAGCATAATGCAGATCATTGGACTGCACGATCCCAAAATCCGCAAGGCCTTCATAAACACGTTCCAGATTCTGCATTGAACCATCACTGTATATGATTTCAAATTCTATTTCCGGGTATTCCGCTGATACGGCAGAATCTATGGCGGATGCTACGCTTTGATAAGTGCCCTGCCGGCCACCTGTCGTAAAGATATGACTATCTGAAGAGATGAGACAAAACAAAAGGAACCACATCATAAAAATCTTGCCTTTTTACGATCACGCCGTTCAATCAGTGACTTACAGCCTACTTATCATATAGATACGCTTCGGCCTTTCTCATTGCCTCTCCAGCACTCGATGCCTTGCCGGCCTTTGACCATCCAGCATAGGAGACGTAAACTTCGCCTCCACCCTGAATCCATTTTACCTCAAAAGACTTGTTGGTCTTGCCAGACTTCACCCTACCTATAATCTCTGCAGACATATTCTCCGCCTATTAATAATGGATAAGAAAAAAGTCGCCCCCAAAATACTTCCTGTTCTCTATTGCAAGTGATCAGGGGGAGTCTATACCCCTCGCAGATATTATTCAAGAACGAATGTACAGTGTCCTCGTCTTTCGAATCAATTTCAATACGAATACTGATCTATAGCGACACCTTCACTATTCAACAACAAAGCTTCATCGCTATCATTATTCCAGATGTTCTCATGCGACAAATAGTAACAACCTGGGGGTTCATTTACTCCAAGATCTCCGCTATACAGCTTCAAGAGCATATTTGCTTCAAGATAAGTATTTTTCGGAATAACTAATTCGATCCCTGACTTATCGACGACAACCCACAAAGATACATCAACGGTACTATCCGTAGCATTTGAGATAATCACATGCTCGGATTTTTTGTGATTGTGAATGTAAGCTATATGCACTGTCCCTGCTTTCACTGCCCAAAGCCCGACCCTTTTTGTTATCGCCTCCTCTTGAAGCTGCATGAACTCATCATAGTGAAAATGGTACTTTCTTGGAAATATCCTGCAATAACCATCTTCAAGCATTTCTCTATTCAGCATCGAATCATTATCGTAGTATACATAGGCCAACAATCTACAAAACACATCCCTTGGTCTCTCCCCTATTTCCAGTTCCACAACCTTCCCTTTAATTTGCGTTGCCGCATATTCTCTGGATCTATAAGAAAAATATTCTTTATTATTCAATTCAGGAGCATCGACTCCCAACAGTCGCACTGTCTCCTGCTCGTTCATTCCGGGAACCGGGCGGTACAAAGATACGATATATGTATCACCATCTATCACATCTTCAACCAATACTTCGATCCTACTATTGGGTTCTTTATTCTCACCGTTTTTGTCGTCAGGAGACAAATCGATTATCGAAGTATCTTCAACAATGGCATAAGTGCCATTGTCATATAGCAAGACGCCATTACCATTCTTTGCTATGGCATATCCGACTACTTGTTGCTGATCCTTTTCATTATTACAGGCAACATCACATGCACAAGAAAAAGCAAGCAGCACTATAACTATAATTCTTATTACAGGTTTCATATGATGTTCAGCGGTCTGACTCAATTGTCGCAACCCCCCATATAGATAGCTTTTACCGCCAGATGACACCAGGTCCCCCCTGAATGTGTCCAGATTACCGAGTGCATCAACCTTGCGAAGCGTGCACGAAAGCATATCCAATCCCTATAATTCAAGTCAACCAACGTTTTGGGACTAGAGGATCCTAGAGCTTAAGACAAAGCCCTTGTCTTTTAAGAAACTATATTTGAGAATTATACTCCAACAGCAACAGTGCTTATGCTATAATTTCTGACATAAAGTCATTGTGTCCGAAGATCGATCATTATTGTGTCACAATTTGGGAATTGCAAATTACTTTTTTGGTGTATAAAACATGGGAAGTAATTCATTCAATATTAACGATTATTTAGAAGATTTAAGGTCGTTGTTTCTGGAATCAGGATACCATCGCTCCTCTTTCAGAAAAATCACCAAATGCATCGGGGTTTCTGAAAGAACTCTTTACGTAGAAATCGGCAAAAAAAAGGATTTGCTCAAAGTACTTATTGATTATGAATACACTATCTGGAAGTCATTGATAGATCAATCGGCAAACCAGGGCATTCCCCCTAAAGAGGTTCTGATCGATTTCATTGATAGATTAGAAAGAACCCAATTACACTCCAAAACTCCAAGTGGATCTCTTTTTTGCAACCTTACTGGAGAACTTGGCGAAGATGACCGTGATATACTTAGACTCATTGCCGACAAATACAATCAGATTGTTCAAGACCTTGCTCATATTATCGACGGATTCCTTTCACCCCAGCCCAGGATCTCCTCTAGAGAACTTGCACTATACATCCTGTCGACTATCGAGGGATGCATGATACTCGCAAAAGCCGATAACGATTTCTGGGAAATGAAAAACGGATTCAACAATATCCGACAACTCATATCAACAATATAATCCAACAAATATGCCAGAAAGTTCTACTTTCGTGTGGTCCTAATTTTAGGTGAGCTTACGATCCCTGAAGGACTCACAGTGTTCAAATTGCCAACAAGTCATCGACGAAGACTCCGGACCACAAACTGCGTGGAAAGAGTGAACGAGGAGATAAAGAGACGAGCAAGAGTCGCAAGGTTGTTCCCGAATGAAGAATCGCTTCTTCGGCTGGTCAGTGCTGTGTTATCGGAAATGAGCGAGGAATGGGAGGCAGGGGAAACGTACATCAACATGAAAGTCGAGTGGCCTGTCGAATAGTCAATTTACAGAAAAGATGTTGCTTGATCGATTACCAGAAGTGTCCATTAATTAAATGCTTGAAACTGTCTCACTTCAGTTGGCAGGATACACTTCTTCATTGTTTCTATGAACGCAACTTATTTAGCAGTTATTTCTATAATTATTCTTGACATATCATAATTATATCTGTTACTATGTATTTCTCTCAAACAGCGGTGCATGTCATATAATTAAGAATTGCTGATGCTTATCAGCCATGATGTCTTTCTCATTTCGGGAGGTTATAGGTGAGTTGTCATCTTCGTAACGTTTTGCTGGTCATTATGTTCTTGCTATTCACTAGCGGGATTGCTCATCCACAAAACAATGACCCTACATCTGAAATACCAAAAATTATAAACAATGCTCTGAGGGTTAATTGTCCCAATAATAATTATGCAGTTAATGTTCAACAGAGATTGTATAATGACTCTAATTTGAATATATCCCGAAGACCTGACATTTCCTTTCGAGCTAAGTACAGTCCTGACAAGGGACTTAAACTTGGGAAGATATCTAACAATGGTTCTAATGCAGATATTGATTCTCCAAGGATAATGGTAGATTTAAGTACTTATTTGAAATCTATGAGAACATATAGCAACAGGACAATCAACGAAGAAACTGATGGTAACCAATCTTATTATGTAATTCAAGGCGGAACTCCCAACAAAGAACAAGAGTGCATTATTTGGATAAACAAGGATAGTTACGCAATTAAGAGAGTGATTTTATTTTTAAGCAGTCGTCAATTCGCAAGGATTGACGTTGAAAGTTCTCAATTAAAGACTTTCTGGCTTCCCGATAAAATTAGTATGAAAAGTCCGGAAAATGAAACAACAGCAGAATTGTTATTTACCGATTATAGTTTGTAAAAACGATTGAATGCATATTGACTCCAGATCAATTTCTTTAGGAGGGGGTAAAGTGGCTAGAAATTACAGTAGTATAAAGATCTTCATTAGTATCTTATTTTTGTTATTGATTCCATCTCTTGTATGCTCAGCCCAAATTTCTCAAACACATGGCACCTTACAGAAAAGTATCGACGCCGGTTCATGGGGATATGACACAGGGCCTCTTGGTGGTGAACTGGCAGGTATTGGTTTTTACGTAAGAGCTGCTATTGGAGTCGGTGGTAACGTTCTGTCCGTGGAAGAAAGTGGACAAGTCAGAATAGAAACTAGCGATGAAGAGATGTGGTTCTCTGGATCGAGTGGTCACATAAGTCAGAATTTCGGTGCCGAAGCAGGAGTCCAGGCATGGCTCGTAATCTTGGGAACCCAATATCAGATTGCAATTCCATATGTAGGTTATCGGGATTTCATGTTGAGTGATGATGTATATTTTACGCCTTATTCTCTTGGGCAGTCACAGATACTGCAGGCATCAGTTCCAAGGCAGGAGTTGATTTGTGCGGGCATAGGAATTCCCTGGGTTGCTTCAGGAGAAATCTGTCTTGATGGTGATGCCGGTAATCGCTTCTCCTTAAGAGGCTCTCGCATATCGACATCCGAAGGAAATATCTATTCTAATTATGAACATATCGACACGGATCTCGATTGTGGCTCGTTTTCAGTGAGCAATATTCGTAAAACCTGGAGTTTCAGTGGGACTGCAACTTTTTCATTCTATGCTGTTTTTCAGATTACAATTTTCGGAATTCAGTATGAATATCCAATAAATATTATAAGAGATTACGCTTTACCTTTAGATCAATGGATTTCTGGTTCTTTTGTAACTGACCCGGCCCGATCTGTTACCTTCACCGTTCCCTGCCAGACGCTGTCTGTATATAAGTCAGGCGAGGGAAGAGCCGAAATTGATGGAATAGTCAGGAATCTTCCGTGGTCTGGTTCTTTCGTTAGGGATAAAAGAATTTGTTTGGAAGCACTTCCGTCAAACTGCTATGAGTTTGATCATTGGTCAGGGTCACTTTCCAGTACTTCGAGGGTTGTCTGTTTAGATATGAATACGAATAGAAGCCTCACTGCAAACTTCGATTTCAAGGAAGTAGGCTCCCCCAATATCAGCGGATTGCCCGGCGATGTCTGCGGCGGGGATCGATATTCGTTGAATGCTTCGACCTCAGGGGCAACAAGCTATAGTTGGACCTCGTCCTGCGGAGGCAGTTTCAACTCTCCATCTTCGGCTAGTACCTATTGGACCGCTCCCGAAGGCTATTCGGGCCAGTGCCGGATATCAGTCACAGCGTCGAATTCCTGTGACTCCAATTCTGACGACGCAAATACCTATATAGATCAAGAACCAGGCACTCCCAGCATTTCCGGAATTAACGAGACTTGCGGGGACGATGTCGTCCAATTCAGTGCTAGTTGTTCCGGTGATCCGACATCTTGGAACTGGTCCTCAAGCTGTGGAGGGACTTTTAGCAACCCTCA belongs to Candidatus Latescibacterota bacterium and includes:
- a CDS encoding TAXI family TRAP transporter solute-binding subunit, whose product is MMWFLLFCLISSDSHIFTTGGRQGTYQSVASAIDSAVSAEYPEIEFEIIYSDGSMQNLERVYEGLADFGIVQSNDLHYAALHHRKYPFLRNRVTAVTALYSEPLHIIVRKDQHIVDPVALSGRRISIGPEGSGTFFVAQAVMITAGIMDAVECHTLSVNECVTALRNLEIDAAFFVSSPFVESSVSRLLNGDDRFEILSLGSNILEKVHKEQPSLRQMIIPANAYLGQAEPVFTVGAEAILICRYELSSNLVNKITRSLFDNRDCLPDHVRQQLNLDFAVKHLPVELHEGANIYYEETSLFIRHLVKIQMTLVLIVIFVLVVILMLTRHPRANSLAYIRLVRAQIFFLIVWVASAYLMFSFESAINEHFGSIGESFWSIATYFLSGLEDMNPITLAGRTVAFLVLATGIGTIAFVTAEVASIFTQNKMRKEVDMQGFKNHVILCNWSVRGERILKELFSPISPLRNTDVGIITEEPEKFMGITEKYKNRVHLVSGDPNRTTTLRKAGVLKASSVIILANDDENDPDGASAQVLLALKKLLENEKSEGADPRLMVEVVDSRYREMLDDAGADTMICGEDFTIGTLAQSAIFPGMTKIYEELLDYSSDNNEFYVVPVSEFEKDIRHSEIVGKSYLEVAERIVGTRSEENPAILVGVKKGSEVVLNPRGQEIVGTRSFKGFDEDDSLILMAYEKPEPGKLFKGGMHKSPSRSMNDSEKNKIGFGSRRECQPQEPGEDQILICNWSLVGEKIVEELHDVCSPARSISIIVLSEEVVDDRAYIKKHAFKENVTFLSGRSTNKNVLKKIGAHKSKSVIVLAQATACDADGANTLTVLSLKRLIAEEFGSTDPGPNILIEALNHRKQEVLIGAGASEIISRDDFTMGILAQSCMYPQISDVFNELLDYDDDSNEIYISPWAEMADNMRNDILEKSFVDLYRHFLYKRNPANPSLLIGIVRGGEFILNPRDLSDSRFTRLREGDGLIFLSYKRPDFSNVI
- a CDS encoding transposase; amino-acid sequence: MFKLPTSHRRRLRTTNCVERVNEEIKRRARVARLFPNEESLLRLVSAVLSEMSEEWEAGETYINMKVEWPVE
- a CDS encoding thermonuclease family protein, producing MSSGGKSYLYGGLRQLSQTAEHHMKPVIRIIVIVLLAFSCACDVACNNEKDQQQVVGYAIAKNGNGVLLYDNGTYAIVEDTSIIDLSPDDKNGENKEPNSRIEVLVEDVIDGDTYIVSLYRPVPGMNEQETVRLLGVDAPELNNKEYFSYRSREYAATQIKGKVVELEIGERPRDVFCRLLAYVYYDNDSMLNREMLEDGYCRIFPRKYHFHYDEFMQLQEEAITKRVGLWAVKAGTVHIAYIHNHKKSEHVIISNATDSTVDVSLWVVVDKSGIELVIPKNTYLEANMLLKLYSGDLGVNEPPGCYYLSHENIWNNDSDEALLLNSEGVAIDQYSY
- a CDS encoding TetR/AcrR family transcriptional regulator, which codes for MGSNSFNINDYLEDLRSLFLESGYHRSSFRKITKCIGVSERTLYVEIGKKKDLLKVLIDYEYTIWKSLIDQSANQGIPPKEVLIDFIDRLERTQLHSKTPSGSLFCNLTGELGEDDRDILRLIADKYNQIVQDLAHIIDGFLSPQPRISSRELALYILSTIEGCMILAKADNDFWEMKNGFNNIRQLISTI